The region GGTCTGGCTCCTTAAAATATTCTTTTTAACAGTTAATTTTTTTCAATAGTGTCCCTAGCACCATGAATGCTCATTTACAGTTTTAAGCTAAGTAGATAAAAGTAGCGGGAGTAGGAatggattacatttttttttagtttatttgacATCTTACCAACCAACTCTAACCAAGGAGAAATCTTATCAAatagttcccccccccctccccatgctCAGGAATAGTTTCAGAAAGCGGGCAAAGCAATCAACTGAGGACAGATGGGGTTGCTGTACAGTGGAGGGGGTGGAGTATTAGGTATTAGCAGTGCAGAGTGGGTGAATTGAGAGGAGGGGTCCAGATAGTAGTGGGTGTGGTACATCTACATATAGCTGTGCTTGGGGTCTGGCATTTCTTCACTCCGGATCCCTCCCAGTTGCCCAGTGGGACAGTTGGGTCTCAGCACTTTGAAACACTCCATCAAGACCACAAGACAACCAAACAAAGTACCAGCCATGAGCAAGTCCTACTCCTCCTCGGCCCAGTCCGCCTCCTCCTACCGCCGCACCTTCGGCTCAGGCGTCGGCTCAACCCCGatgtcctctctcttctcctctgtcggaGGAGGTGGTCGCAGCTCCTCAAGCCAGATGTCCTCAAGAATCTATGAGGTGAAGAACACCAGTATCCCCTCCTATTCTAGCTACAGGGTTTCCTCTGGAGCTGGTGGAGCAGGCTTTGGTTCCTCTAAGGCGATGCGCAGCTATGCAGGCGAGAAACTTGACTTCAACCTGGCTGATGCCATGAACCAGGACTTCCTCAACACAAGGACCAATGAGAAGGTCGAGCTCCAGCACCTCAACGACCGCTTTGCCAGCTACATCGAGAAGGTGCGTTTCCTGGAACAGCAGAATGCAGCGTTGACCGTGGAGATTGAGAACTTGAGGGGCCGCGAGGGGCATGGGCGCGTCGCTGAGATGTATGAAGAGGAGATGAGGGAGTTGAGGAGGCAAATTGAGGCTATGTCCAACCAGCGGGCCCGAGtggaggtggagagagacaacCTGGCTGATGACCTGCAGAAACTCAAGCTCAGGTAAGTTACAGTATGGTGAAATAATTGGATAGACGGAGTGTATCAATGGATaccatatttaaaataatgctTAAGAGTGTGGATGAATGATTAAAACAGGTGAAGAACACATGATGCTGTTTTATCAACAGAGGGGCTTTGAAAGTAGCCAGCAACTGTTccagaaagacaaacagcaacTGAATAGTTTAGACTTTGTCTCTGTTACATGAGACTTCTATTATTGGTCGGAACaactgtctttaaaaacagttgTCAATGTATTATGTCACGAGCCTTTAAAGCAAAGCAAacaactgttgtgtttttttaatgtatgagTTGTAAGTGAGcgagtgatttttttaaactcataaaGCTAGAATATAAAAGacaagtttttaaattaaacttaaacAGAAGTGGAAATCTGTTAATCAGAAAAGAAAGTACATCTTTCAAATTGGTAAACCATCAAATGACCCCTCACATTTCTCTTGCGGCCACTATGGGGGACTCGAACTGTAGGTTTACAACTACTGGTCTACATCGGAAAAACAGATAAACATAATACTGGAagttaaaggaaaataaattgaaacaaaaaaatggaagGTAGAAGAATAATGAGTTGTATCAAAGATGTAAAAGTGGCATCAGAGACAAGTATCTGATTTCCAGAGggcttctcttctcttttggAGGAAGCAGTCTGAGAACAGCTCCGCTTCAGTAACTGTTACAGTCCAACAGCTTTTTACAACGGTGTTTTATAATTTATTCACAAGAGACATTGCAGAGacgatggagagagagagagagagagagagagagagagagagagagagactggctGGCCCACAGGAATAAAGTtgaggcaggcagacagactgaTATAGTTTCAGACAGATGGACAAGTAGATGAACACATTCACAGTCTGTTATTTTGTGAATCTTAAGTCAGAGTAAGCTAAGATAAAAGGAACAGACCTCcagaaaatacaaacatcttCTCATACTTAtctgtacatgtgtttgttagctatgtgtgagttttgtgtgtgggtgaaacacagacagagagagacagggggagagCTGTGATGTGGGTGTTTTTCTCAATAGTCTGTTTGTAGCTACTTGGTTGgctctttgaatttaaaatttATGTTGCTGCAATGGCAAGCAACATCACTTAAATTtagctgcaaataaaaaacacagttgGAACTgccaattcacacacacagacacactctcacacacgcgtacatgcacatacacacggCATACACAGCCACTTAGTTTCTCTCCATCAGCCATCTTTAATTTGTTGCCTGCAGCAGTGACTGAAGTCTGCCAAAGCACCTGCTGCTCCCGCTGAGATCAAAAAGCACACAGAGACATCCTGCCCTGCCAACAGTTACActctgacactcacacacacccacacacacacacacacacacacacacacacacacacacacacacacacacacacacacacacacacacacacacacacacacagatacacacataatTCCTGCAGAATATATGGAAAGCATCTAAAGCAAAGCAGCTACATTTATAAATCGTAAAAACAAATAGCTATTTCCTGCTCAGCATTGGCTAAACCCCAGTTGAATATGGAGTTGAATCACAAGTCAAAGCACGTTGAAGGCCTTTGAATATTTGTTCGGTTTTTGAatttgtgtcaaatgtttgtatcttgtctttaatttgtatgttttaaatGGGGCCGCTTTGGGTGGTCtgacaataaaatcctattaattGATCAATAAGTCAATCAGTTTAAAGATGTTCAAACAAAATATTGGTATACATACATTGCACACGTgcacttttcatacattttttcagTTGTTCACTGTAAATTGGGAGGTATAACTTTGAAAGAAGTTCTAGTCGAGGGCAGACATTTGATCCTTTCTCACTGTTACCCTTGTGACTCTATGCCAGCAGCTGCACTACAGCTTCAAGACCAAAAGAGCAcaagtggttgtgtgtgtgtgtgtgtgtgtgtgtgtgtgtgtgtgtgtgtgtgtgtgtgtgtagatatgcAAATAAAAGTTCAACTTTGATGTGTCATTGTCTAGCTGGTTCTATTCTTGTAACTTTATCAGCAGCCTAAAAgaacagagagcaggaggatGTAGGAGTGAGAGGTGGTAACTAGATGATCTCTGTAATAATTGGTCCCTGGAGAAAGGAGCCATCTCTCAAACACAGCTGTTTGCCGttaactttctttttgtttccccctcttttcttcttttgtttttcttcctcctctccagacTGCAGGAGGAGGTTCAACAGAAGGAAGAGGCTGAGCACAACCTCTCTGCTTTCAGAGGCGtacgtcttctttttttccattaaaagaAACCCCGATGTTAGATCTCAattctttgtcattttgttcTCAGAAccacgacaaaaaaaaaattatgaaacaACTCCATCCTCGCTCAACTTTCCCTCTTGTCTTCTCAACTTTCTTTCCTCTCATTCCTTGTTCTACCTGACACTTCTATATTCAAACTTTCTGTCTCTTAATTTCATTTTCTGCCTGCACCTTTTTACCCTTTCTGTccttatattgtttttttctgtttgggtGTTTGTATCCAGGATGTAGACAATGCCACTCTGGCCAGGCTGGACCTGGAGAGACGCATTGAGAGTCTGCAAGAGGAGATTGCCTTCCTGAAGAAGATCCATGAGGAGGTATGTTGATCTGTCTATCAAATCTGTCTGGTCACCACACCTACAGCATGTATGTCAGTAGGGTGGTGTGTACTGTATCATCTCTGCTATTCTGTAACTCAGATATATTTAAACCTCTGTGGGCACACAGCTATCTTTAAGTTATCAAATAtttcacaccaacacacacccatggacaaaaatatacatttatatttatatttacatgcaCTGTCTTTTCTGCATACAAATGTAACTGTAGTTGCAGCTGGTTCCATTAGTGCTCAGTCACCCACAGCAGACATCAAAGGACATAGTGAGttacacactcagacatggCAGCACAGTTGAGGTCCCCTTCCTGTCATTTCTCCCCCCTATTCCAAGAGTTTGACCTCTCAGAAATGCAGAACTGCTGATTGGTTGAAGAGAGCATGTCagctgctgtatgtgtgtgtgcatgtgtgtgtgtgtggatccgAACAGATGTAAAAGctatttataacttttttttggaaCTAACCAGCTAAAGCCCTGTGccatacatttatttgttataATATTTCAATATAGTTGCTTCACTGAACAAGTTTGTGGatgttttaaagtcattatCTGGATTTCAGACGCCCTCCCCTCATTATGTTGATTAAAgtatgaaccttttttttttgttagatctAATTAGAAATTAGTATGCAAAGTGTcatgattgatttaaaaaaagtttttaacaaGAATTAGGCACtctatttcttcatctttttctaaTAAACCCCCTTTTTTCAGCGGCCAAATACGTACCTTTAGCgttccttttacattttttagggCCTTTTTGACCtttaggacagctgaagagaaacaggaaatgcgGCCTCTGACTGTAAATGCACTATTCAGAGCTAATGTCATTCCTTAATAATATTATTTCTTAGAAgatcattttatttgtattttcttggCCTTGATCAGTTCTGTCTGTCATCAAAGAACATTAAACCCAGTTTGTTTTAACAAGGGTTAAATgcagattttgttgttttaaacaatATACTACTTCTCTTCTTAAATCAATACGTTTTGTTCACACATTCCTTACCTGACCTTACATAGGATGTAAATGTCTAACCCCTCAGCACTTTACTTTTTGTCAACTCTGGCCCCTTTTAAGGTTCAATATCTATAGCCGTTCTGATGGCTATTATAACTAtaatctttttatttacaattttgCAGGAGATCCGTGAGCTGCAGAGTCAGATGCAGGACAGTCAGGTGCAGGTCCAGATGGACATGTCCAAACCCGACCTGACTGCTGCTCTGAGGGACATCCGCATTCAGTATGAGGGCATCGCTGCCAAGAACATTGCAGATGCTGAAGAATGGTACAAGTCAAAGGTAGACACAAACACTAACTCATAAAAACAAAGTCCCTTTTACTGTAGCTATTGCTCTGCTAATCCTCATCCCTTCTGTCCTCAGGTGTCTGATCTGAGCCAGGCTGTGAATAAGAACAATGATGCTCTGCGTACGGCCAAGCAGGAGAGCATGGAGTTCAGACACCAGATCCAGTCCTACACCTGTGAGATCGACTCACTCAAGGGAACTGTAAGAACTGTTGTTCATACCATTTATGATATGTTTCTGTCAAAACCCACATTTCTTATCATTCTGTTCAGCCCCCTCTGTTCCACCTCTaacatctcctctctgtcccATCTAGAACGAGTCTCTGCTGCGCCAGATGAGAGAAATGGAGGACCGTACAGGCCGCGAGGCTTCTGGTTACCAGGATTCTATCATGCGGATGGAGGAGGAAATTGCTAAGATGAAGGTTATTATCTTTATCGCTGTTCATATTAGACAGTGGCTGGAACATGCACAGATGGAACCTGAAGATTGCGACCTTTTTTGTATTTAGACCAGTTATTTGCTCTCCTGGCTAGTATTCTTAGCATCAAACTATTATCAATATTGTTCAATTAAGGGGAAGGTACAGTAGTatcagtaaaaacacaacaaatgctCAGTAACTAGGCTAATTCTTCCTTTTACTCTGGTGATAATCATTGCATATAGCTTGTTGATCGAGCCTCTACATCACTGATTTTTATTACAATTGACAGAAAACTTGAGTCCAACTGAAACTCGCAATTGGAACAGTGTGTGATATTTCAGCTTTTACAAATACGAATGGTTTTTGTTCAATCTTTTGTCCTTTTGGGCAGTTTGTTAAgttgcttttgtgtttgttagaaagctttaaaaaagacgataATAGTGTAATGTCTCAATTTAAAGGATGATATGGCTCGTCACATGAGGGAGTACCAGGACCTTCTCAATGTGAAGATGGCCCTTGATATTGAGATCGCCACCTACCGCAAGCTgttggagggagaggagagcaggtgaGTGTACCATAGCATACCATaccatagcatagcatagcatagcatagcatagcatagcgtACCATAACATGCCAttccatatcataccataccataccataccataccataccataccattccatagcatagcatagcatagcatagcatagcataccataccaaaccataccataccatactttaccataccatgccatgccataccatgccatgccatacaTATTGTACAATTTATGCGTGAAACACAACTTCgataagagaaaaagagaaaaccttAATGATTCTATTACAAAACCCTCACAGCCTTAAGAAACATTATGTAAATTTAAATAGAGGTGGGCACAAACACGTTTTAAAAGTTTTACAACAAATCTGTTTTCACTGAGGGACTCAATGGATGTcattaatgtgtagtttgtattattatatcTTCCCAACATCACTAGCTCTTAatcctgtgtgtttccttttttgcaGGATCACTACCAATGTGCCTGCACAGTCTGCTTATTCCTCCATTGGATTCAGAGGTAggaaaccaacacacacattgctCGCTTCACAGACCAACACAATCCATCTCACATTCCAGATGAGCCAATAGAGGGGATAAAAAGGACTAATTATAGCCTCTGACTGTATATGGCAGCTGCTATTCTGAGGCCATTGCATCTTGCATGCTGCAGTGACACGTTTTGACCACTGTGTGGCGACATTTGTCATGCCATAATTCACAGAGGCAATCATCCGCAAGGCTTACATCAATAATCACACAAATCGGCCCATTCACTTGATGTATTAACAGTCCAGATCTGTAATTAATCTCTAGTACCTCCCTTCGTTCTGCTTAAATGAAACTGTGAGCAGTAATTTAAGGTGATGTATTAGGTACAGACCTGATTCATTACAGCCACTGACTTTGAGTATGAGTTTGATAATACTAAGTGGCAGtcacagcagctgcacacaCTGTTTCATTGTTCCATCAGGTTGTTCAAGGCCAAATAATCCTCTTAGGAGCAACGCTGAATGAAAGTCTTAACAGTGAATGAACTTGGTGTAGCTGAAGCAAAGCTGATTGTCTGAAAAAGAATAATAGctgaatgaatgtgtttttaacagAGACCAGTCCTGAGTCACAGCACCAGCGCTCCTCAGAGCTTCACTCCAAGAAGACGGTGCTCATCAAGACCATCGAGACCCGCGATGGCGAggtttgcaaacacacacacataatcataGATATACGTGCAAacattctttattctttatttatactGCAAATATTATGCTTTTCAGTCATTACACCCACTGCAATATGATCCCTACATCTATTCATCTTAGatattaagattttattttgattgttaTACTCTTATCCAGATGAAGTTTTCTTTGTGCCAGGGCGCTAGTGCCCGTTCTGTAAGTCTCATTCCAGTATCCCAACTTTTTATTACCTTTTCACTTCAAAAATGACAAGTTTTTATGAGAAACTtgcatttctgtttcatttatcCACCACCTTAGTATTTCCTTGACTAAAATAGGCTAAATGTTGCATGTGGCCATTAAAGCATGGACCCTATAAAGACACTAAAGCAGTCTCTATAGTTATGGCTGAAATCCTAAAGTTTGCATCAACCCTGTTTAGACACTTAGTTGAGAATTGTAACATCAAGCACAGGCTTTCAGGTTTCTTTGTCGACTGTTCTCCTTGCACAGCACTTCACTCCAAACAATACTTttctataaatataaaatactcTCACGTATTGTATCCAACACTCTGCAGTCCTTCACATAGGtaatgcatgtgtttttttgttcttcctaTCAATTTACAATacctcttgtttcctcctcaggtTGTCAGCGAGTCCACACAGCACCAGCAGGACATCATGTAACCTGGAAAAAGGCAACGTTAGAAACGATATAAAAATGAATAGAAATATGAtacaaaaaatgacatttttctaCCACTACTAGTAGGATGTATAAGCTAAGCCTATATAAAGAAACAATATGTTGAACATTTCAGCTATGTTAAAAGGAAACACCAGTATACATCTTTAGACAACACACTGTATACTTGATAAatgacaaaaatgcaaaaatgaagGCATAGTGAACTGCCTTTAGCCTGGTTTTTAATAAAGTTCATTCCAGGGAttatactttatttgtttttctttccttctttgaAAAAATAACATGTACCTTGTCTGGGAAAAAATTAAATGGCAAGAGTTTTAGATTGACAACAAGGCCCAGCATTCACTTGGAACTCCAATGGGCCTCAAACACCatcatgaaatgtaaaagtgtAACAGAATCTTTACTGCAATTATTCCATGTCTCTCTGTGCAAACGTGCACATATAGAACTTGATGAAGAAGCGTTTTTAGTTGTGCAACAGATTAAAGGAAAGTGAGAAGATGATCTTAGGCTTGAGATgtttcagaaacacaaacatgaagctAACGGAAGAGGAACAGAGCGATGTTTAAAGTTTGAGCTCAGTAGCATGTGCAGGGTCTCTGATAGTATGTGTTTGGGTGACATGTTATGTTGCTTCACAGTgctcaaaaacatctccaaataaagacatttgttATCATTAAATGAGACTCAGACAGTTCCTTTCagaatgttttgtaaaatgcaAATCCACGCACACACCATGTATTGTGTAAGacagtttcctttttaaaactcaTGTCATTATCATTCCTCAGCATACGCCTTTATGAACTGTTCCTACCCTCGGCATTCATCATCTGATGTGGGCTGTGTTAGCTTTCTAAAATGATACTAGCCCGCCCAGTCAAGTGCAACCGTCTtctgtttgcatttaatttgCTTTTATAAAGGAAGTAGGAGTTTATATTATCAGTAACAGGACTAGCATTGGCTCAGGGAGAGCGAACAATGGCTTGTTAATGAGCTGGCTCAGGCAACGCTTTGTCTCTAGCACAGAGCAGATTAGCAGTGCAACAAGAATAATACAGTCTGTGCAGTTTGTGTCTGAAGTCACTGGACTGAAAATGTCAGCAGAGATAAAGAGTGGGGgtggaaaaaaggaaatacagTGAAAGCAGACAATAAACTAAGAGGGTGGCagagggagaaaacaaaaaacgaggAGGATACAGATGTTATGAAAAGGATattcagagacagagaaaaggaaacaagaggaggatTCAGGGAGAGAATATTATAAATACAACCGATAGAAAAGAAGTGATGGAGAGTCAGTGCACTGCTTCTCCAGGGAGAAGCTGACTAATGTTGGTTATAGATTTTCTGCctctatttttgtttctttggaaCTACAGCCAATCATTAAGGGGCAACAAAAAAGGGCAGCATGCGCCGCTGTTCAGTTGACTTTTTTGACCTTTCCTCTGTCAGCTGGAGGATGCTGGTGGCTTTCAGATGCTTGTTAAAGGCTTTCTTTAAAAAGCAATAcaatcataaaacatttaatatctTAAAATTAGGCTTTGTATCTGACAGACTTAGTGCAAAACAAGCTTTTTGTTGTTACATAACTGCTGCACTGTAGTTTGTTATGAGGCTGCAATGCAAAACCTTCTGTCAGACCACAACAGTGCATTTATTAAGTataagaagaagagagacatcATGCAGATGAACTCTAACAAGCAGCCAGATGCTTGGATACTTACTGATTGTGTTCTGTCAATCTCCGTCATAATAACTTATTATGGcaagaaacaaatacaaaaaacagcagagatcaATAAGAAAAATGACATACATTATGACCCCAACACCAACTGTTTTTATACAAATACTAATTAAGAtattttacaatatataaatatatatatatatatatatatatatatatatatatatatatatatttttttttttttttttttttttttttttacataaaccaGTAATATGAATAATCATAATGAACTAAAATGCTagtttttctgctctctttgaGAAACGTGCTTTGATGAATTGCCTGGCTGGCACGATGATAAAAAAGTAAATCCCATTTGAATAAAGGTAAGGGTTTGAAGTATCAATGGCTCCTTCAAATACAtcagaaattgtttttttttctctgaaatgtCACTGTTGTGTAGAATTGGaatgtgttaggtgtgtgtgtgtgtgtgtgtgtgtgtgtgtgtgtgtgtgtgtgtgtgtcttccttGGACTTTGGTATTTGTACCAAATGCAAAACTCTGTAATCACATATATGACTACATAGAGTAGAGACAACAAGACAGTTTGACTGTGGAATCACAATGTTTATCTTATTTTAGGTCCATATAAATTCAtgcttcataataataataataataataatgaacagCTGATTTGCACACACTTCAAAAGGATGGTAGGAAAATTAATGTCAACTTAGTGGCAAGTAAAGTGTCAATTACTGAATTAGTGAAGATAATCAAAGGCTCAGTTTGTTCAACATCACATGTTGAAGGTCGACTAAGATAAAAGTGCTTCAGCCactcaaaaaaaatcaaactaattGGACAAAAAGTAAATCAGTAAAATAATCAGCTGGATAAATAATATGAGCGTTCATAATGTGAACATGACACACAT is a window of Labrus mixtus chromosome 13, fLabMix1.1, whole genome shotgun sequence DNA encoding:
- the desma gene encoding desmin a, which encodes MSKSYSSSAQSASSYRRTFGSGVGSTPMSSLFSSVGGGGRSSSSQMSSRIYEVKNTSIPSYSSYRVSSGAGGAGFGSSKAMRSYAGEKLDFNLADAMNQDFLNTRTNEKVELQHLNDRFASYIEKVRFLEQQNAALTVEIENLRGREGHGRVAEMYEEEMRELRRQIEAMSNQRARVEVERDNLADDLQKLKLRLQEEVQQKEEAEHNLSAFRGDVDNATLARLDLERRIESLQEEIAFLKKIHEEEIRELQSQMQDSQVQVQMDMSKPDLTAALRDIRIQYEGIAAKNIADAEEWYKSKVSDLSQAVNKNNDALRTAKQESMEFRHQIQSYTCEIDSLKGTNESLLRQMREMEDRTGREASGYQDSIMRMEEEIAKMKDDMARHMREYQDLLNVKMALDIEIATYRKLLEGEESRITTNVPAQSAYSSIGFRETSPESQHQRSSELHSKKTVLIKTIETRDGEVVSESTQHQQDIM